A single genomic interval of Amycolatopsis albispora harbors:
- a CDS encoding glycerophosphodiester phosphodiesterase family protein gives METSHPYLAEPFPRALAHRGWHLDELADMENSLSAFRRAVAEGYRYVETDVHATSDGVAVTQHDATLDRTTDASGLVASLPWSRVRQAKIGGREGVSRLEDVLEELPETRFNVDLKTDAVVEPFVRVLERMNAFDRVAAASFSDARLARVRRLAGPRLLTALGPRSAGVLWANGWLPFLRLGFLSRGAMAQVPVRQGRLKLVDRSFVRSAGYAGVEVHCWTINDAAEMRALLDLGVKGLVTDRPDVLREVLIERGVWEAA, from the coding sequence GTGGAGACCAGTCATCCGTACCTCGCCGAGCCGTTCCCCCGTGCCCTCGCCCACCGCGGGTGGCATCTGGACGAGCTGGCCGACATGGAGAACTCGCTGTCGGCGTTCCGGCGGGCGGTGGCCGAGGGGTACCGGTACGTGGAGACGGACGTGCACGCGACCTCGGACGGGGTGGCGGTGACGCAGCACGACGCGACGCTGGATCGCACGACCGACGCGTCGGGGCTGGTGGCTTCGCTGCCGTGGTCGCGGGTGCGGCAGGCGAAGATCGGCGGGCGTGAGGGTGTTTCGCGGCTGGAGGACGTGCTGGAGGAGCTGCCGGAGACGCGGTTCAACGTGGACCTGAAGACGGACGCGGTGGTGGAGCCGTTCGTGCGGGTGCTGGAGCGGATGAACGCGTTCGACCGGGTGGCGGCGGCGTCGTTCTCGGACGCGCGGCTGGCCAGGGTGCGGCGGCTGGCGGGGCCGCGGTTGCTGACCGCGCTGGGGCCGCGGTCGGCGGGGGTGCTGTGGGCGAACGGGTGGCTGCCGTTCCTGCGGCTGGGGTTCCTGAGCCGGGGGGCGATGGCGCAGGTGCCGGTGCGGCAGGGGCGGTTGAAGCTGGTGGACCGGTCGTTCGTGCGGTCGGCGGGGTATGCCGGGGTCGAGGTGCACTGCTGGACGATCAACGACGCGGCGGAGATGCGGGCGTTGCTGGACCTCGGGGTGAAGGGCCTGGTCACGGACCGGCCGGACGTGCTGCGTGAGGTGCTGATCGAGCGCGGCGTGTGGGAAGCGGCCTAG
- a CDS encoding ArsR/SmtB family transcription factor, whose translation MTASGAELAGLAGLLADRTRAAFCLALLDGRAWTAGELAAHAEVAPSTASEHLHRLIDGGLLVERRQGRHRYVQLAGPETARLIEDLVGYLGPPRNRGRTLRAASASAALARGRTCYDHLAGQLGVAISDAMTARGLLNQVDGFALTEAGLAWLERELGADLAELRASRRPLVKACLDWTERRSHLAGSAGALVCRSVLERGWVKRIGSGRAVRVTPAGTAALWELLGLRL comes from the coding sequence ATGACCGCTTCTGGTGCCGAGCTGGCCGGGCTGGCGGGCCTGCTCGCCGATCGCACGCGGGCGGCGTTCTGCCTGGCGTTGCTGGACGGGCGGGCGTGGACGGCCGGTGAGCTGGCGGCGCACGCGGAGGTGGCGCCGTCCACGGCGAGTGAGCACCTGCATCGGCTGATCGACGGTGGGTTGCTGGTGGAGCGTCGTCAGGGGCGGCATCGGTACGTGCAGCTGGCGGGGCCGGAGACGGCCCGGCTCATCGAGGATCTGGTGGGTTATCTGGGACCGCCGCGGAATCGGGGGCGGACGTTGCGGGCGGCGAGTGCGTCGGCGGCGCTGGCGCGGGGGCGGACCTGTTACGACCACCTGGCCGGGCAGCTGGGGGTGGCGATCAGTGACGCGATGACCGCGCGTGGCCTGCTGAACCAGGTGGACGGGTTCGCGTTGACCGAGGCGGGGCTGGCGTGGTTGGAGCGTGAGCTGGGCGCGGATCTGGCGGAGTTGCGGGCGTCGCGGCGGCCGCTGGTGAAGGCGTGCCTGGACTGGACCGAGCGGCGGTCGCACCTGGCGGGTTCGGCGGGCGCGCTGGTGTGCCGGTCGGTGCTGGAGCGGGGCTGGGTCAAGCGGATCGGTTCGGGCCGGGCGGTGCGGGTGACCCCGGCCGGGACGGCGGCGCTGTGGGAGTTGCTGGGGTTGCGGCTCTGA